Part of the Verrucomicrobiia bacterium genome, TATGATCCGGGAAACCGGCCGTTTGAATTTGCGGAAGTCTGCTACGTCAGTTCTCGCTTCACGCTTTCGCTGGATATGCGCCGCAGCGAACCATGAAAACGATGGCCGTTGATTTCGGCGGGCGGCGCATCAAACTTGGCTTGATTTGCAATGGAACAGTTTTGGCGCAAAAAATCATTGCCGCCCAGGCTGAGAAACCTTTGCGAGACCGCCTTGATTCATTGGCCGACGCGCTTCACCAACTCTGCGCCGATGCGGGAACAACGGCTCGCGAGTGCGATGGGCTGGCGATCGCGTATCCCAGCATTATTGACACGGCCAACGCGCGTATCCTGGATCACTTTGGCAAATTCAGCGACGGCAGTTCGTTTAATTTTCGCGAATGGGCTGAACGCACTTTTGGATTGCCCCTGGCAATGGACAATGATGCCCGCATGGCACTCATCGGCGAATGGCGTTATGGAGAATGGAACGACTGCAATGATATCGTGATGATCACCCTTGGCACCGGGATCGGCGTTTCGGCGGTGCTGGGAGGCCAAGTGATGCGCGGGGCGCATGGCCAGGCCGGAATTCTCGGCGGACATATTACCGTCAATCACCTTGGCCGCGCTTGCATTTGCGGAAATATCGGCTGTGCGGAAGCGGAGGCCTCCACTTCCGTGCTGGAAAAAAAGTTCCGGGAAAAGGCAACGCACGCGAACATAATTCCCGAAGAATCACTGGTGGATTATGCGGCGGTTTTTCGTCTCGCGTCCGAGGGTGATCCGCGGGCCAAGGCCCTGGCCGACCATAGCGTCCAGGTTTGGTCCGCATTGGCGGTGAGTTTGATCCATGTATTCGATCCGGAATTATTGATTATGGGCGGCGGAGTCATGGGCAGCGCGGACCTCATTTTGCCGCAGATCCAGGATTACGTAAATCGCCACGCCCACACGCCGTGGGGCAAAGTGACCGTGGCCGCTTCGTCTCTGGGCGAAAAGGCCGCCCTGCTGGCCGGTGAATGGTTGTTGGAGGATTACCTGGCGGCATGAAATCCAATTACGATAAATTCCCGGTGGTGGCGGTACCGGGCGCCGCAGGCGAATGCGTCGCCGGATGGGACGGCTGCACCGAACGATTGCGGCAAGCGATTACCCAAAGATCCGCGCGCCGGACGGTTTTGTTGATTGATTGTTACCCCGGCGTGAATGAAACGGAGTTGCTGGAGCGCTTGGCAATTTCTTTGTCCGCCAAATTGGTTTTGCGCGCCAGCGAGGCCATGTTGTCTCACTCTACGATAGAATCGCTGGTTGCCCCGTTTCTTCGCGAAAATGAACCGGTTTTCGGTTTTCTAGCCGACCTGACTCTCGAAAAATTTTTCGACAGTGAAAAAATTCAAGCGTTGAAACGGCAAGTGGCGCAAACGACCGAGGGGTTGATATTAATCGTTGGCTGCGGCGCCCGCCTGCTCGCCGACG contains:
- a CDS encoding ROK family protein, with the protein product MKTMAVDFGGRRIKLGLICNGTVLAQKIIAAQAEKPLRDRLDSLADALHQLCADAGTTARECDGLAIAYPSIIDTANARILDHFGKFSDGSSFNFREWAERTFGLPLAMDNDARMALIGEWRYGEWNDCNDIVMITLGTGIGVSAVLGGQVMRGAHGQAGILGGHITVNHLGRACICGNIGCAEAEASTSVLEKKFREKATHANIIPEESLVDYAAVFRLASEGDPRAKALADHSVQVWSALAVSLIHVFDPELLIMGGGVMGSADLILPQIQDYVNRHAHTPWGKVTVAASSLGEKAALLAGEWLLEDYLAA